The Mauremys reevesii isolate NIE-2019 linkage group 21, ASM1616193v1, whole genome shotgun sequence genome has a window encoding:
- the MASP2 gene encoding mannan-binding lectin serine protease 2 isoform X1: MRLYLLVAALCHGVGSNIQLQKMYGRITSPDFPNVYPNSKERTWNISVPKGYTIRIYFTHFNMELSYLCEYDYVKISSGGKLVATLCGRESTDTEEAPGNRTYHSIDNTLTVTFRSDYSNENPFTGFEAFYAAEDVDECELLIDDEPLCDHRCHNYLGGFYCSCRVGYVLHENKRTCAAQCQNNAFTKRSGVITSPDYPKPYPKLSTCSYTIRVEDGFMIILEFVETFNVESHVETVCPYDALKIKTPKKEYGPFCGQNVPPKIETGSNVVDITFTTDISGDHTGWKISYTTTALPCPSPKAPPHGRINPVQVKYILKDYYTLSCDTGYVLLENELVLKSFKAECQKGGSWNKPMAKCIIVNCGQPEDIDNGTVTYITGPEVTTYKAEIQYECESTFYTMKATNNGRYQCGADGYWKNSKGEKVLPICEPVCGIQTRTTLERIIGGKTAKPGQFPWQVMLITEDGKAGGGALLYDNWVLTAAHVLISQINPSTLTIKMGFLNKNSVHYQRAWAEKIFVHEGYTDGTSYNNDIALIKLKHKVPINANITPICLPRKEERFHVKTDDMGTVAGWGKTEKRRPSPHLLYVELVVIDNRKCKEAFAKLPDGKSLLVTENMLCAGEEEGGKDSCQGDSGGPLTFLDNQTKKWFVGGIVSWGVDCGVAGQYGVYTKVINYISWIENIILKNS, encoded by the exons ATGAG GCTGTACCTCCTCGTGGCGGCCCTTTGCCATGGAGTGGGTAGCAACATCCAGCTGCAGAAAATGTATGGGAGGATCACATCCCCAGACTTCCCAAACGTGTACCCCAACAGCAAGGAGAGAACCTGGAATATCAGCGTCCCCAAGGGATACACCATCCGGATCTACTTCACCCACTTTAACATGGAGCTGTCCTACCTCTGTGAATATGATTACGTGAAG ATCAGCTCCGGCGGGAAGCTGGTGGCCACGCTGTGTGGACGCGAGAGCACAGACACCGAGGAGGCTCCGGGCAACAGGACGTACCACTCCATTGACAACACCCTTACTGTGACGTTCCGATCCGACTACTCCAACGAGAACCCGTTCACTGGCTTCGAGGCCTTCTATGCAGCTGAAG ATGTTGATGAGTGTGAGCTGCTGATTGACGACGAACCGCTTTGTGACCATCGCTGTCATAATTACTTGGGCGGCTTCTACTGCAGCTGCAGGGTTGGCTACGTCCTCCATGAAAACAAGAGGACCTGCGCAG cTCAGTGTCAAAACAATGCTTTTACTAAGAGATCTGGAGTGATCACCAGCCCCGATTATCCCAAGCCTTATCCCAAACTCTCCACCTGCAGCTACACTATCCGGGTGGAAGATGGCTTCATGATCATCCTGGAATTTGTGGAAACCTTTAACGTGGAAAGTCACGTGGAAACAGTGTGTCCCTATGATGCCCTTAAG ATTAAAACACCCAAAAAGGAATATGGCCCGTTCTGTGGACAGAATGTACCTCCAAAAATTGAGACAGGCAGCAACGTTGTGGATATTACTTTCACCACCGATATCTCCGGAGACCACACTGGTTGGAAGATCTCATACACTACAACAG CTTTGCCATGCCCCAGTCCTAAAGCACCACCCCATGGTCGCATCAATCCAGTGCAAGTAAAATACATCCTGAAAGACTACTATACTCTATCCTGTGATACTGGATATGTGCTGTTGGAA AATGAACTGGTTTTAAAGTCTTTTAAAGCAGAATGTCAAAAGGGTGGTTCCTGGAACAAACCGATGGCAAAGTGCATCA TTGTCAACTGTGGTCAACCTGAAGACATAGACAACGGCACGGTTACTTACATCACAGGTCCAGAGGTGACTACCTACAAAGCTGAGATTCAGTACGAATGCGAGAGCACCTTCTACACTATGAAAGCAACTAATAATG GTAGATATCAGTGTGGTGCTGATGGATACTGGAAGAACTCCAAGGGAGAAAAAGTACTGCCAATCTGTGAGCCAG TTTGTGGAATACAAACCAGGACAACTCTGGAACGTATAATTGGAGGGAAAACGGCAAAGCCTGGACAGTTCCCCTGGCAAGTTATGCTAATTACTGAAGATGGAAAAGCAGGTGGTGGCGCCCTCTTGTATGACAATTGGGTTTTAACTGCTGCTCATGTCCTCATCAGTCAAATAAACCCATCAACATTGACAATCAAAATGGGATTTCTGAACAAAAATTCAGTTCACTACCAACGAGCCTGGGCAGAAAAAATTTTTGTACATGAAGGTTACACCGATGGCACCAGTTATAACAATGACATTGCACTGATTAAACTGAAACATAAAGTCCCAATTAATGCAAATATTACCCCTATTTGCTTGCCAAGAAAAGAAGAAAGATTCCATGTGAAAACAGATGATATGGGAACTGTAGCTGGCTGGGGAAAAACTGAGAAAAGGAGGCCTTCCCCTCATCTATTGTATGTTGAATTAGTAGTTATTGACAACAGAAAGTGTAAAGAGGCATTTGCAAAGCTGCCAGATGGAAAATCTCTGCTAGTAACAGAAAACATGTTgtgtgctggggaggaggaagggggaaaagatTCTTGCcagggtgacagtgggggacCATTAACTTTCTTAGATAATCAGACTAAGAAATGGTTTGTTGGTGGTATTGTGTCCTGGGGCGTAGACTGTGGGGTTGCTGGCCAATATGGGGTATATACGAAAGTGATTAACTACATTTCATGGATTGAAAACATCATTTTGAAAAATTCTTAA
- the MASP2 gene encoding mannan-binding lectin serine protease 2 isoform X3 has protein sequence MRLYLLVAALCHGVGSNIQLQKMYGRITSPDFPNVYPNSKERTWNISVPKGYTIRIYFTHFNMELSYLCEYDYVKISSGGKLVATLCGRESTDTEEAPGNRTYHSIDNTLTVTFRSDYSNENPFTGFEAFYAAEDVDECELLIDDEPLCDHRCHNYLGGFYCSCRVGYVLHENKRTCAV, from the exons ATGAG GCTGTACCTCCTCGTGGCGGCCCTTTGCCATGGAGTGGGTAGCAACATCCAGCTGCAGAAAATGTATGGGAGGATCACATCCCCAGACTTCCCAAACGTGTACCCCAACAGCAAGGAGAGAACCTGGAATATCAGCGTCCCCAAGGGATACACCATCCGGATCTACTTCACCCACTTTAACATGGAGCTGTCCTACCTCTGTGAATATGATTACGTGAAG ATCAGCTCCGGCGGGAAGCTGGTGGCCACGCTGTGTGGACGCGAGAGCACAGACACCGAGGAGGCTCCGGGCAACAGGACGTACCACTCCATTGACAACACCCTTACTGTGACGTTCCGATCCGACTACTCCAACGAGAACCCGTTCACTGGCTTCGAGGCCTTCTATGCAGCTGAAG ATGTTGATGAGTGTGAGCTGCTGATTGACGACGAACCGCTTTGTGACCATCGCTGTCATAATTACTTGGGCGGCTTCTACTGCAGCTGCAGGGTTGGCTACGTCCTCCATGAAAACAAGAGGACCTGCGCAG TGTGA
- the MASP2 gene encoding mannan-binding lectin serine protease 2 isoform X2, translating into MYGRITSPDFPNVYPNSKERTWNISVPKGYTIRIYFTHFNMELSYLCEYDYVKISSGGKLVATLCGRESTDTEEAPGNRTYHSIDNTLTVTFRSDYSNENPFTGFEAFYAAEDVDECELLIDDEPLCDHRCHNYLGGFYCSCRVGYVLHENKRTCAAQCQNNAFTKRSGVITSPDYPKPYPKLSTCSYTIRVEDGFMIILEFVETFNVESHVETVCPYDALKIKTPKKEYGPFCGQNVPPKIETGSNVVDITFTTDISGDHTGWKISYTTTALPCPSPKAPPHGRINPVQVKYILKDYYTLSCDTGYVLLENELVLKSFKAECQKGGSWNKPMAKCIIVNCGQPEDIDNGTVTYITGPEVTTYKAEIQYECESTFYTMKATNNGRYQCGADGYWKNSKGEKVLPICEPVCGIQTRTTLERIIGGKTAKPGQFPWQVMLITEDGKAGGGALLYDNWVLTAAHVLISQINPSTLTIKMGFLNKNSVHYQRAWAEKIFVHEGYTDGTSYNNDIALIKLKHKVPINANITPICLPRKEERFHVKTDDMGTVAGWGKTEKRRPSPHLLYVELVVIDNRKCKEAFAKLPDGKSLLVTENMLCAGEEEGGKDSCQGDSGGPLTFLDNQTKKWFVGGIVSWGVDCGVAGQYGVYTKVINYISWIENIILKNS; encoded by the exons ATGTATGGGAGGATCACATCCCCAGACTTCCCAAACGTGTACCCCAACAGCAAGGAGAGAACCTGGAATATCAGCGTCCCCAAGGGATACACCATCCGGATCTACTTCACCCACTTTAACATGGAGCTGTCCTACCTCTGTGAATATGATTACGTGAAG ATCAGCTCCGGCGGGAAGCTGGTGGCCACGCTGTGTGGACGCGAGAGCACAGACACCGAGGAGGCTCCGGGCAACAGGACGTACCACTCCATTGACAACACCCTTACTGTGACGTTCCGATCCGACTACTCCAACGAGAACCCGTTCACTGGCTTCGAGGCCTTCTATGCAGCTGAAG ATGTTGATGAGTGTGAGCTGCTGATTGACGACGAACCGCTTTGTGACCATCGCTGTCATAATTACTTGGGCGGCTTCTACTGCAGCTGCAGGGTTGGCTACGTCCTCCATGAAAACAAGAGGACCTGCGCAG cTCAGTGTCAAAACAATGCTTTTACTAAGAGATCTGGAGTGATCACCAGCCCCGATTATCCCAAGCCTTATCCCAAACTCTCCACCTGCAGCTACACTATCCGGGTGGAAGATGGCTTCATGATCATCCTGGAATTTGTGGAAACCTTTAACGTGGAAAGTCACGTGGAAACAGTGTGTCCCTATGATGCCCTTAAG ATTAAAACACCCAAAAAGGAATATGGCCCGTTCTGTGGACAGAATGTACCTCCAAAAATTGAGACAGGCAGCAACGTTGTGGATATTACTTTCACCACCGATATCTCCGGAGACCACACTGGTTGGAAGATCTCATACACTACAACAG CTTTGCCATGCCCCAGTCCTAAAGCACCACCCCATGGTCGCATCAATCCAGTGCAAGTAAAATACATCCTGAAAGACTACTATACTCTATCCTGTGATACTGGATATGTGCTGTTGGAA AATGAACTGGTTTTAAAGTCTTTTAAAGCAGAATGTCAAAAGGGTGGTTCCTGGAACAAACCGATGGCAAAGTGCATCA TTGTCAACTGTGGTCAACCTGAAGACATAGACAACGGCACGGTTACTTACATCACAGGTCCAGAGGTGACTACCTACAAAGCTGAGATTCAGTACGAATGCGAGAGCACCTTCTACACTATGAAAGCAACTAATAATG GTAGATATCAGTGTGGTGCTGATGGATACTGGAAGAACTCCAAGGGAGAAAAAGTACTGCCAATCTGTGAGCCAG TTTGTGGAATACAAACCAGGACAACTCTGGAACGTATAATTGGAGGGAAAACGGCAAAGCCTGGACAGTTCCCCTGGCAAGTTATGCTAATTACTGAAGATGGAAAAGCAGGTGGTGGCGCCCTCTTGTATGACAATTGGGTTTTAACTGCTGCTCATGTCCTCATCAGTCAAATAAACCCATCAACATTGACAATCAAAATGGGATTTCTGAACAAAAATTCAGTTCACTACCAACGAGCCTGGGCAGAAAAAATTTTTGTACATGAAGGTTACACCGATGGCACCAGTTATAACAATGACATTGCACTGATTAAACTGAAACATAAAGTCCCAATTAATGCAAATATTACCCCTATTTGCTTGCCAAGAAAAGAAGAAAGATTCCATGTGAAAACAGATGATATGGGAACTGTAGCTGGCTGGGGAAAAACTGAGAAAAGGAGGCCTTCCCCTCATCTATTGTATGTTGAATTAGTAGTTATTGACAACAGAAAGTGTAAAGAGGCATTTGCAAAGCTGCCAGATGGAAAATCTCTGCTAGTAACAGAAAACATGTTgtgtgctggggaggaggaagggggaaaagatTCTTGCcagggtgacagtgggggacCATTAACTTTCTTAGATAATCAGACTAAGAAATGGTTTGTTGGTGGTATTGTGTCCTGGGGCGTAGACTGTGGGGTTGCTGGCCAATATGGGGTATATACGAAAGTGATTAACTACATTTCATGGATTGAAAACATCATTTTGAAAAATTCTTAA
- the LOC120387681 gene encoding TAR DNA-binding protein 43, which yields MSEYIRVTEDENDEPIEIPSEDDGTVLLSTVTAQFPGACGLRYRNPVSQCMRGVRLVEGILHAPDAGWGNLVYVVNYPKDNKRKMDETDASSAVKVKRAVQKTSDLIVLGLPWKTTEQDLKEYFSTFGEVLMVQVKKDIKTGHSKGFGFVRFTEYETQVKVMSQRHMIDGRWCDCKLPNSKQSPDEPLRSRKVFVGRCTEDMTADELRQFFSQYGEVVDVFIPKPFRAFAFVTFADDQVAQSLCGEDLIIKGISVHISNAEPKHNSNRQLERGGRFGGNPGGFGNQGGFGNSRGGGGGLGNNQGSNMGGGMNFGAFSINPAMMAAAQAALQSSWGMMGMLASQQNQSGPSGNNQPQGNMQREQNQGFSSGSNSYGGSNSGAAIGWGSASNAGSSSGFNGGFGSSMDSKSSGWGM from the exons ATGTCTGAATACATCCGTGTTACTGAGGATGAGAATGATGAGCCCATTGAGATCCCTTCAGAGGATGATGGCACTGTGCTGCTATCCACAGTTACTGCCCAGTTCCCCGGAGCATGTGGCCTGCGTTACAGGAACCCAGTGTCTCAGTGTATGAGAGGAGTCCGGCTAGTGGAAGGGATTCTGCATGCTCCAGATGCTGGCTGGGGAAATCTCGTCTATGTTGTTAATTATCCCAAAG ATAACAAGAGGAAAATGGATGAAACAGATGCCTCATCAGCTGTGAAAGTAAAACGAGCAGTACAAAAGACATCTGATTTAATAGTTTTGGGTCTTCCCTGGAAAACCACTGAACAAGATCTAAAGGAATATTTCAGTACATTTGGAGAAGTTCTCATGGTGCAG GTTAAGAAGGACATTAAGACTGGTCACTCAAAGGGATTTGGTTTTGTTCGATTTACGGAGTATGAAACCCAGGTGAAAGTGATGTCTCAACGACACATGATAGATGGAAGATGGTGTGACTGTAAACTTCCTAATTCTAAG CAAAGTCCTGATGAACCTTTGCGTAGCAGAAAGGTGTTCGTTGGGCGCTGCACCGAGGATATGACTGCAGATGAGCTCCGGCAGTTCTTTTCTCAGTATGGAGAAGTGGTAGATGTCTTCATCCCCAAACCCTTCAGAGCTTTTGCTTTTGTTACATTTGCAGATGATCAg GTTGCCCAGTCTCTTTGTGGAGAGGACTTGATCATTAAAGGAATCAGCGTACATATATCCAATGCTGAACCTAAGCACAATAGCAATAGACAGTTAGAAAGAGGTGGAAGATTTGGTGGTAATCCAGGAGGCTTTGGGAATCAGGGTGGATTTGGTAATAgcagggggggaggaggtggtttGGGGAACAACCAGGGCAGTAATATGGGTGGAGGGATGAATTTTGGAGCATTTAGTATCAACCCTGCTATGATGGCGGCAGCCCAGGCAGCATTGCAGAGCAGCTGGGGAATGATGGGCATGTTAGCTAGTCAACAGAACCAGTCTGGGCCATCAGGAAACAACCAACCTCAAGGCAACATGCAAAGGGAGCAGAACCAGGGTTTTAGTTCAGGAAGTAATTCTTACGGAGGATCTAACTCTGGAGCAGCAATAGGTTGGGGGTCAGCATCAAATGCAGGATCAAGCAGTGGGTTTAATGGAGGCTTTGGTTCAAGTATGGATTCCAAATCATCAGGCTGGGGAATGTAG